From the genome of Vigna angularis cultivar LongXiaoDou No.4 chromosome 11, ASM1680809v1, whole genome shotgun sequence, one region includes:
- the LOC108333029 gene encoding extensin → MELQIRVFCLFLFLLTLLSGSQAYTFYVGAKDGWVLYPSENYNHWAERMRFQVSDTLVFKYKKGSDSVLVVNKEDYEKCNKKNPIKKFEDGASEFQFDRSGPFYFISGKDDYCEKGQKLIIVVLAVREPPPYSPTPPNLPPPPKTPPPSHQPFVPIPPTIPSPISQPPYTPSPSHQPPFLPIAPSPFSQSPHVPPPPKTPSPTSQPPYISPPPKTPSPTSQPPYISTPPSTAPSPISQPPYIPKPPNTPSPTSQPPYPNAPTPYLNSPITQPPSSASSPTSSSPYPSTIPPSYPPSPFAPATTPSTASPPLPSPATATSPPAPLPAATSPSPSSSSGSSSNETTPSRPNGASSISESRFGVYSLTILVGAALSNILG, encoded by the exons ATGGAGCTTCAGATACGTGTTTTTTGTCTCTTCTTGTTTCTCCTGACTCTGCTCTCGGGGTCTCAGGCCTACACCTTCTACGTTGGTGCGAAAGATGGGTGGGTTTTGTACCCTTCTGAGAATTACAATCACTGGGCTGAAAGGATGAGGTTCCAAGTCAGTGACACTCTTG TTTTCAAGTACAAGAAGGGATCGGACTCGGTTTTGGTGGTGAACAAGGAGGATTACGAGAAATGTAACAAGAAGAACCCGATCAAGAAGTTTGAGGATGGTGCCTCGGAGTTTCAGTTTGATCGGTCTGGTCCCTTTTATTTCATCAGTGGAAAAGATGATTATTGTGAGAAGGGTCAGAAACTTATCATTGTTGTGTTGGCTGTGAGGGAGCCTCCTCCATATTCTCCAACGCCACCAAATCTTCCACCTCCTCCAAAAACTCCTCCCCCTTCCCACCAACCTTTTGTCCCAATTCCTCCAACCATTCCCTCTCCTATTTCTCAACCCCCCTACACTCCTTCCCCTTCCCATCAACCTCCCTTTCTTCCAATAGCACCATCGCCATTTTCTCAATCACCTCATGTGCCACCACCACCCAAAACTCCATCTCCTACTTCCCAACCACCTTACATTTCACCACCGCCAAAAACTCCTTCCCCCACCTCCCAACCTCCTTACATTTCCACACCGCCATCCACCGCCCCTTCTCCCATTTCCCAACCTCCCTACATTCCAAAACCTCCAAACACTCCTTCCCCAACATCTCAACCACCCTACCCTAATGCCCCAACTCCATATCTCAATTCCCCCATCACTCAACCCCCATCATCCGCATCATCTCCAACTTCCTCATCACCCTATCCATCCACCATCCCTCCATCATACCCACCTTCCCCCTTCGCTCCGGCTACTACACCCTCCACTGCGTCACCACCATTGCCGTCTCCGGCAACCGCCACTTCTCCTCCGGCACCACTACCGGCAGCAACAAGCCCATCGCCATCGTCTTCGTCGGGATCGTCCTCCAACGAAACGACGCCGTCCCGGCCAAACGGCGCGTCGTCTATATCTGAATCGCGTTTTGGAGTGTACTCACTAACCATTCTGGTCGGTGCTGCTCTCAGTAACATTCTTGGTTAG